A region from the Desulfomarina profundi genome encodes:
- a CDS encoding TOPRIM nucleotidyl transferase/hydrolase domain-containing protein produces MARSGLLPLQEALGYDLASSLFSQERNLILEGITDYWYIEATAEILREAKLSNLNNKIALVFANSAGKVVYYATILHAHNLKVAALLDSDAAGDQAANQENLVHALGNKNILRTKDYCTDIPKAEIEDLLRQTLIRIVADEFGDDVSELADQQPNRPIIDLFSKEVSSFSKYKLAKAYVRWTRSHNAKDLEENEIEKWGKLIVTINKVLK; encoded by the coding sequence GTGGCAAGATCAGGATTGCTTCCATTGCAGGAAGCGCTGGGATACGATCTTGCTAGCAGTTTATTTTCACAAGAAAGAAATTTAATTTTAGAGGGAATTACAGATTACTGGTATATTGAAGCGACTGCCGAGATATTGAGGGAGGCTAAACTCTCAAACTTGAATAACAAAATTGCTTTGGTGTTTGCAAATTCAGCTGGTAAAGTCGTCTATTATGCGACAATTCTCCACGCTCATAATCTTAAAGTGGCGGCTCTATTAGATTCGGATGCAGCAGGAGATCAAGCCGCTAATCAAGAAAATCTTGTTCATGCTTTAGGGAATAAAAATATTCTACGAACCAAAGATTATTGCACAGATATTCCAAAAGCTGAAATCGAGGATCTTTTGAGGCAAACTCTAATTAGAATTGTAGCAGATGAGTTCGGTGACGATGTTTCAGAGCTTGCAGACCAGCAACCAAATAGACCCATTATTGACTTATTCTCAAAAGAAGTATCAAGTTTTTCAAAATATAAATTAGCAAAAGCTTATGTCAGATGGACAAGAAGTCATAATGCAAAAGATTTAGAAGAAAATGAAATAGAAAAATGGGGTAAATTGATAGTTACGATCAATAAGGTATTGAAATAG